CCAGGATGACCGGGAAGCCCATGCCGCCCACGAACAGGAAATACAGAAAGCGGTTGCCCGGGAAGTCGAAGCGGGCCAGCACATACGCCGCCATCGCGCCCAGCAGCATCGTGCCGATCAGCGAACCGCCCACGACGATCAGCGAGTTGAGGAAGTACTGGCCCATGTGCGCCTTGTCCCAGGCGCGGGCCCAGTTGTCGAAGTGCAGGACCGACGGCAGCCCCCAGGGCGAGCCGAAGATCTCGGTGTCGTCCTTGAAGGAGCTCACCACCGCCCACAGCAGCGGCATGGTGACCAACAGGCCCCAGATCACCAGGACTCCGTGCGAGAAGACATTGAGGACCCTGCCCTCGCCGCTTCCGCCGCCGGAGCCGGCGCCGTCCTTCCGTCCCTGTCCGCCGCGCGGGCCGGGCAGCCGCGACGCACCCGGAGGCGGTGGGTGCTCCTTCGTCACCCCCGGGAGGTCCGCGGGGTCTGTCTGCGCACTCATCAGAACTCCAGTCGCTCGCGCCGTCCCAGCCGCATGACGACGGCCGAGAAGATGAGGGTCACGATCAGCAGGGAAACGCCGATGGCGGTCGCATATCCGGCCTGACCGTCGCGGAAGGTCTTCTGGTACACGTACAGCGGAAGGACCTCGGTCGAATAGTCGGGGCCGCCCGGACCGACGCTCATGATCTGCACGAAGGCGAAGGCCGACACGTCCAGGGCGAGAATGCCCATATAGATCCAGCCGGTCTGGACGGTGTCCCACAGCAGCGGCAGGGTGATCCGGAAGAACGTGTTGAAGCGGTTCGCGCCGTCCAGCAGCGCGGCCTCGTAGAAGTCCTTCGGAATGGAGCTCATACCGGCCGAGAAGAGCACCACATAGAAGCCGACATTGGCCCACACCATCGCGGCCATCACACACCACAGGGCGATCTGCGGATCCCCCAGCCAGTCCGGCTGCACATTGCCGAGCCCGACCGCGTCGAAGAAGGCGTTGAGCGCGCCGCTCTCCGGGTTGTAGGCGAACTGGAACAGCAGCGCGACGATCGGGACCGACAGCACCTGCGGGAAGAAGTAGAGGATTTTATAGGTGCCCGAGCCGCGCACCCCGCCGATGACCGCCTTCTTCCGGCGACGGCCACCGACGTTGAGCATGAAGGCGAAGAAGAGCCCGAGCGAGAGCGTCACCACCGGCAGGAGCAGCAACAACGTCACACTGTTGCCCACGGCGGACCAGAAGACATCGTCCTGGAAGAGGCGCGCATAGTTGTCGAGGCCGACCATCTTCATGTCCGGACTCAGCCCGGTCCAGTCCGTGAAGGAGTAGTAAATCGCCTGCACGAAGGGCGAGATCACGAAGATCGCGTAAATCGCCAGCGGGAGGACCAAGAACCCCGCGATGAAACGGTACTTACCGTGTTTCATGACTACCGATCCCGTTCTCTCCCCGCGTGTGCCGCCGCCGGTGACGCGCCCCCGGCCGGCGCCGGGAGGTCATCCCACGCATTTCTCGGTCAGCGCTTGTACTTCTTCACGCTGGAGTCGTCGCGGGTGTCGTCCGCGTACTTCTGGATCTTCTTGATGGCCTCGTCGGGAGTCAGCCGGCCGGCCATCATCTCGCCCAGCGCACCGACCCCGATCCGCTCCTTCTGGAGCGCCACATACCAGTCCTGCAACCGCGGATTGACGATGTTCTGGCCGGCCTTTTCCAGCGCCACCTGCGCCGATGCCAGACCCGGCGGGAGCTTCAGCCCCTCGGTGCCGCCGTTGAGCGAGGTGAGGGAGGAGACCTGCCGGATGAAGTTCTGCGAGGACTTCTTGCTGAGCATGATGCGCAGCAGCTCCATGCCGCCCTCGGCGTTGCGGGCCTTCCTGGGCACGATGTACGGCTCGCCGCCCGAGGCCCAGATCGTGCCGTAGGGCATCTTGTCGGAGTCCGACAGGCTGGACGGGGCGCCGACCGCGAGATCGAAGTTCGGATTCTTCGCGATCTGCTTGGCCGACTCGTTCTCCACCCAGGAACCGTTGGGGATGAACAGCGCCTTGCCGTCGGCCCACGCCTTCTGCGACTGGAGGTGGTCCAGCCCGGGCGAGCCCTTGAGGACATAGCCCTTCTTGTAGAGCTCGTAGTAGGCGTCGAATGCCGCCTTGACCGCCGGGTCCTTCCAGGCGTTCGGCTCCAGATTGTCGATCTTCCGCAGGACCTCCGCACCACCGATCTTGGCGATGAACGGGTAGAGGCTGAAGGGAAGGTAGTACGGGTACTTGCCCGGGTACGTCCAGCCCGCGACGCCCTTCTTCTTGGCCTTCGCGCACAGGGCCAGCATGTCGTCCCAGGTCTCCGGATATTCCGCGTCCAGCTTCTGCAGATTACTCTTGGAGTACCAGACGCCGTAGACCGTGTACGCGTAGTAGAGAATCCAGGTTTCCTTGCCTCCGAACTGTCCCATTTCGACGACGCCGGGGCGCAGGGTGTCCCGCACCTTCTTGTTCGGGTCGTCGACCGAGGGGGCGTCGAGGAGCGCCGAGAGGTCGGTCAGCTGGTCCTTGCCCACCAGCGTGCCGAAGTCCATCTGTTCCGCACCGGAGTTGTCGACGAGGTCCGGGGGGTTTCCGCCGTTGAAGCGCGGCTGCAGTGTCGACTGGATCTTCTGGGTCGACGAGAGCTTCACCTTGCCGTCGGCCTTCGGGAAGGCCTTGAGGTACTCGCTCTGGGCGTCCTTGGCGTACTTGTCGCCGAATCCGCCGTCGAAGATGACGACATCCAGGCCGGCCGACTCATTGACCGCGAGCGGATTCTTGGCCGACTTCTTTCCCTTTTCGACCTTGTTGTCGCTGTCGCTGCCGCCGCCGCTCGCACACGCCGACAGCATTCCCATGGCCGGTACGGCGACGATCCCCAGGGCCGCGGCCCGCTTGACCAGATCGCGACGGTTGAATGCAGAGGTGGATCCCATGCTCAAGTCCTCGCCTTCTTCAGGACTCAGGCGGTGTACCGGAGCCACCCCGGCACCGCGGGTCAGATGAAGCTGAGTTGTACGGGATGTGCACCGGGCTCGCTAGGGAAATGCGGGGCAGTCATGCGTTCCCGCCTTCCCCCCGGATCCGCGGCCTGGGTCGTACGGCCGGTCGGACGCGACAGGTATAGTCCACTTCCGGCCGCAGGGGCAAGATCGAATGCAGGGTTGGACGGCAGTCTTTCCCTAGTTGAGACCTCCCCGGTATGCGCGGATTCGCCCGGCCGCCATCCGCCGGACCGCCCGGCGGCACGACCGGCGCACCGATCTCAGCGCCACCCTTGACACCAAAGTCCCCACGCACCTTACTTATCTCTGTTTATCTGGCGTCAGACAACTGACAACGATGTCAATCTCGTTGAGAGGGCTCGCGTGCGGCTCAGACACCGGCACAGTCCACTGCGGGGGATCGCCCGCCCCGCCGCCCTCGCGGCGGCCGCTCTGCTCGTCATCACCGCGCCCGGCCCGGCCCAGGCCGCGCCGCCCCAACCGCCCCAGGGTCCAACGGAGTTCCGCTCCTCGTTCGAATCCGGCGAACCGCAGCCGGACTGGACCGACACCGTCGACACCGGCGCCGACGGAAAGCCCCGGACCTCCGGCGTCACCCCGGAGACCGCCCCGGCGGCACCCGGGATGAACACCGGGACCGACACCGGCCCCCGCGACTCCCCCACCGCCAAGGCCCACGCCGGCTTCACCGGAGGGCATGCGCTGCGCTACGCCGGCACCCACACCGCCCCCGGCCGCGGCTACTCGTACAACAAGATCTTCGACGTCAATGTCCCGGTCACCGCGGCCACTTCGCTCTCGTACAAGATCTTCCCCGAGATGGCGAAGAGCGATCCGGCGTACCCGGCGACCCATGCCGCCGTCGATCTGGCCTTCACCGACGGGACGTACCTCAGCGAGCTGTCCGCCGTCGACCAGCACGGCGCGCCGCTGACGCCCCGGGGCCAGGCCGCCTCCAAGACGCTCTACGTCAATCAGTGGAACAACCGGGAAGCGCGGATCGGCGCGGTCGCCGCGGGCAAGACCGTCGACCGGATCCTGGTCGGCTATGACGCGCCGGAGGCACCGCGGACCGCACCGGCCTTCCGCGGCTGGGTCGATGACCTCACCCTCGCGCCCAAGGCACCGGACCAACCGCTCGACCGTCTCTCCGACTACGCCGTCACCACCCGCGGCACGCTCTCCAGCGGCAGTTTCTCGCGCGGCAACACCTTCCCCGCCACCGCCGTCCCCAACGGCTTCAACTTCTGGACCCCTGTCACCAACGCGGGCTCCGCCGACTGGCTCTACGAGTACGCGCGGAAGAACAACGCCGACAACCTCCCCACCCTCCAGGCGTTCAGCGCCAGCCATGAGCCCAGTCCGTGGATGGGCGACCGGCAGACCTTCCAGGTCATGCCGTCCGTCGCGGCCGGCACCCCGGACGCCTCGCGCACCGGACGGGCGCTGCCGTTCCACCACGCCAACGAGACCGCCAAGCCGCACTACTACGGCGTGACCTTCGACAACGGCCTCAAGACGGAGATCACCCCCACCGACCACGCCGCGCTGATGCGCTTCACCTTCCCCGGCGACCGGGCGAGCCTGATCTTCGACAACGTCAACAACAAGGGCGGGCTGAGCCTGGACACCGGGCGCGGGGTCGTCACCGGCTTCTCGGACGTCAAGAGCGGACTGTCCGTCGGCGCCACCCGGCTGTTCGTCTACGGGGTCTTCGACGCCCCGGTCACCGGCGGCGGCAGGCTCGACGGCGGGGGCGGGAAGGACGTCACCGGCTATCTCCGCTTCCGGCCCGGGGCGGACCGCACGGTGACCATGCGGATCGCGACCTCGCTCGTCAGCGTGGACCAGGCGAAGGCGAATCTGGACCGGGAGATCCCCGACGGCGCGACCTTCGCCGGCGTCAAGGAACGGGCACAGTCGCAGTGGGACGACCTGCTGGGCCGGATCGAGGTCGAAGGCGCGAGCCGCGATCAGCTCACCACCCTCTACTCCAACCTCTACCGCCTCTACCTCTACCCCAACTCCGGCTTCGAACAGGTCGGTTCGCGCAGCCGCTACGCCAGCCCGTTCTCGCCGCAGGTCGGCCAGGACACCCCGACACACACCGGCTCGAAGATCGTCGACGGTGAGGTGTACGTCAACAACGGCTTCTGGGACACCTACCGGACCACCTGGCCCGCCTATTCGCTCCTCACCCCGAAACGCGCGGGGAAAATGGTCGACGGCTTCGTCCAGCAGTACAAGGACGGCGGCTGGATCTCCCGCTGGTCCTCGCCCGGCTATGCGGACCTGATGACCGGGACGAGTTCCGATGTGGCGTTCGCCGACGCCTACGCCAAGGGCGTGGAATTCGACGCCGAGGCGGCCTATGCCGCGGCCGTCAAGAACGCCACCGTCGCCCCGCCGCAGCCCGGGGTCGGCCGCAAGGGCATGGCCACCGCGCCCTTCCTCGGCTATACGAGCACCGATACCCGTGAGGGCATGTCCTGGGCACTGGAGGGCTACCTCAACGACTTCGGTATCGCCCGTATGGGCAAAGCCCTGTACGAGAAGACCAAAAAGCCCCGCTACAAGGAAGAATCGGCCTATTTCCTGAGCCGCGCCCAGAATTACGTCAAGCTCTTCGACCGCAGGGTCGGCTTCTTCCAGGGCAAGGACTCCCAGGGCAACTGGCGGCTGCCGCCCGGCGCGTTCGACCCCCGGGTCTGGGGCCACGACTATACCGAGACCAACGCCTGGACCTTCGCCTTCACCGCGCCGCAGGACACCCGGGGGCTGGCCAACCTCTACGGCGGCCGCGCCGCCCTGGCCAAGAAGCTGGACGCGTACTTCTCCACCCCGGAGACCGCGTCCAAGGAATTCGCCGGTTCCTACGGCGAGGTGATCCATGAAATGACCGAGGCCCGCGATACCCGGATGGGCATGTACGGGCACAGCAATCAGCCCTCGCATCACATCGCCTATGTCTATGACGCGGCCGGCCGGCCCTGGAAGGCCCAGGAGAAGGTCCGCGAGGCGATGTCCCGGCTCTACCTCGGCAGCGAGATCGGCCAGGGATACCCGGGCGACGAGGACAACGGTGAGATGTCCGCGTGGTACGTCTTCAGCTCGCTCGGTTTCTATCCGCTG
This genomic stretch from Streptomyces nigrescens harbors:
- a CDS encoding GH92 family glycosyl hydrolase — protein: MRLRHRHSPLRGIARPAALAAAALLVITAPGPAQAAPPQPPQGPTEFRSSFESGEPQPDWTDTVDTGADGKPRTSGVTPETAPAAPGMNTGTDTGPRDSPTAKAHAGFTGGHALRYAGTHTAPGRGYSYNKIFDVNVPVTAATSLSYKIFPEMAKSDPAYPATHAAVDLAFTDGTYLSELSAVDQHGAPLTPRGQAASKTLYVNQWNNREARIGAVAAGKTVDRILVGYDAPEAPRTAPAFRGWVDDLTLAPKAPDQPLDRLSDYAVTTRGTLSSGSFSRGNTFPATAVPNGFNFWTPVTNAGSADWLYEYARKNNADNLPTLQAFSASHEPSPWMGDRQTFQVMPSVAAGTPDASRTGRALPFHHANETAKPHYYGVTFDNGLKTEITPTDHAALMRFTFPGDRASLIFDNVNNKGGLSLDTGRGVVTGFSDVKSGLSVGATRLFVYGVFDAPVTGGGRLDGGGGKDVTGYLRFRPGADRTVTMRIATSLVSVDQAKANLDREIPDGATFAGVKERAQSQWDDLLGRIEVEGASRDQLTTLYSNLYRLYLYPNSGFEQVGSRSRYASPFSPQVGQDTPTHTGSKIVDGEVYVNNGFWDTYRTTWPAYSLLTPKRAGKMVDGFVQQYKDGGWISRWSSPGYADLMTGTSSDVAFADAYAKGVEFDAEAAYAAAVKNATVAPPQPGVGRKGMATAPFLGYTSTDTREGMSWALEGYLNDFGIARMGKALYEKTKKPRYKEESAYFLSRAQNYVKLFDRRVGFFQGKDSQGNWRLPPGAFDPRVWGHDYTETNAWTFAFTAPQDTRGLANLYGGRAALAKKLDAYFSTPETASKEFAGSYGEVIHEMTEARDTRMGMYGHSNQPSHHIAYVYDAAGRPWKAQEKVREAMSRLYLGSEIGQGYPGDEDNGEMSAWYVFSSLGFYPLVMGQGEYAVGSPLFTKATVHLENGRDLTVNAPRNNARNVYVQGLRVNGKPWNSTALPHRLLARGGTLDFTMGDRPSAWGTGEHAAPTSLTKDDKVPTPPADVTDPATGPLFDNTSGSSAALTGAPVDLARPARVTSYTLTSADRATAPAGWTLEGSPDGQRWTRLDHRDGESFTWDHQTRVFGISDPGSYLHYRLVPDGPGTLAEIELLGAP
- a CDS encoding carbohydrate ABC transporter permease, producing the protein MSAQTDPADLPGVTKEHPPPPGASRLPGPRGGQGRKDGAGSGGGSGEGRVLNVFSHGVLVIWGLLVTMPLLWAVVSSFKDDTEIFGSPWGLPSVLHFDNWARAWDKAHMGQYFLNSLIVVGGSLIGTMLLGAMAAYVLARFDFPGNRFLYFLFVGGMGFPVILALVPLFFVMKNMALLDTYHGLILVYIAYSLPFTVFFLSGFFKTLPTSVAEAALIDGASHTRTFFQVMLPMAKPGLISVGIFNFLGQWNQYLLPTVLNVGDPDRKMLTQGLVALAVSQGYKGDWSGLFAGLTIAMLPVLAAYIIFQRQVVAGLTAGALK
- the ngcE gene encoding N-acetylglucosamine/diacetylchitobiose ABC transporter substrate-binding protein, which encodes MGSTSAFNRRDLVKRAAALGIVAVPAMGMLSACASGGGSDSDNKVEKGKKSAKNPLAVNESAGLDVVIFDGGFGDKYAKDAQSEYLKAFPKADGKVKLSSTQKIQSTLQPRFNGGNPPDLVDNSGAEQMDFGTLVGKDQLTDLSALLDAPSVDDPNKKVRDTLRPGVVEMGQFGGKETWILYYAYTVYGVWYSKSNLQKLDAEYPETWDDMLALCAKAKKKGVAGWTYPGKYPYYLPFSLYPFIAKIGGAEVLRKIDNLEPNAWKDPAVKAAFDAYYELYKKGYVLKGSPGLDHLQSQKAWADGKALFIPNGSWVENESAKQIAKNPNFDLAVGAPSSLSDSDKMPYGTIWASGGEPYIVPRKARNAEGGMELLRIMLSKKSSQNFIRQVSSLTSLNGGTEGLKLPPGLASAQVALEKAGQNIVNPRLQDWYVALQKERIGVGALGEMMAGRLTPDEAIKKIQKYADDTRDDSSVKKYKR
- a CDS encoding carbohydrate ABC transporter permease, with the protein product MKHGKYRFIAGFLVLPLAIYAIFVISPFVQAIYYSFTDWTGLSPDMKMVGLDNYARLFQDDVFWSAVGNSVTLLLLLPVVTLSLGLFFAFMLNVGGRRRKKAVIGGVRGSGTYKILYFFPQVLSVPIVALLFQFAYNPESGALNAFFDAVGLGNVQPDWLGDPQIALWCVMAAMVWANVGFYVVLFSAGMSSIPKDFYEAALLDGANRFNTFFRITLPLLWDTVQTGWIYMGILALDVSAFAFVQIMSVGPGGPDYSTEVLPLYVYQKTFRDGQAGYATAIGVSLLIVTLIFSAVVMRLGRRERLEF